CGCCACGTTCCGCGAGCACATTGCCTGCCTGTTCGAGAAAGACGGCTGGGCCTTCAGCCTGATCTACGCCGTGACGTTTGGCGGCTTCATCGGTCTCACGGCCTTCTTGCCCAGCTACTTCTACGACCAGTTTGGCGTGAGCAAGGTGCAGGCCGGGCAGCTGACCATGCTGGCGGCCTTTCTGGGTGCCGCACTGCGGGTGATGGGTGGCTGGCTGTCGGACCACTGGGGCGGCGTCAACACGCTCACGGGTGTGCTGGCCATCACCGCCGTGAGCATGGTGCTGTGCGGCCTGGCCGAGAACTCGCTGCCGGTGACCATGCTGCTGTTTCTGGTGTGTTTTGCGGCACTGGGCGCGGGCAACGGCGCGCTGTTCCAGCTGGTGCCGCTGCGCTGGCCGCTGTCCACGGCGGTGGCGGGCTCGATGATTGGCGAAATCGGCGCGCTGGGCGGCGGCCTCATCCCCAACGGCATGGGCTTTTCGCGCCAGTACACAGGCACCTATCTGTGGGGCTTCGTGGGCATTGCGGCGTGTGCCGCCGCCATGCTGGTGTTGTTGCGGGTGATGCAGATCCGCTGGACCCGCACGTGGGCGGAGAAAGGTGGACGCGCGCGCAGCGCATGACCGGCGCAGCCGGTGAGCGCGCAAGCGCTCGCCACATTTCAAGCCAAATAGCCACCAAGCGCAGTTTAAAAATGCCTTGATAGCTATATTTTCAATAGCAAGTTACTCACCTCACCTCGGCAAAAACAGCAGCCAGTACACCAGCAACAGGTTCACCAGCACGCTCACCACCAACGCGATCTTCCACAGCGCCGTGGCATCGCGTTGCATCAGCGGCTGTGGGCCCGGGGCGGACAAGGGACGCGACGCACCCCGTTCCAGCGCCAGCAGCAACTCCTCGGCGGTTTCAAAGCGCTGCGTGCACTGGCGGGCCACGGCCTTCAAGGCGATCTGGTCCAGCCAGATGGGCACGCTGGGGTGGTGGCGGCTGGGCGCCACCGGGTCGCGGTGGTAGCGGCCCAGCTGGTACTGCACCACCTCGCCATAGGGCAGGCGCCCGTGGCTCAGCAACTGGTACAGCGTGACGCCCAGGGCAAACAGGTCGCTGCCCGCATCGGGCAACTGGCCGGCCGGGTCGCCGTTCTTTTCGTAGCCGGGCCACTGCTCAGGGTTCATGTAGCTGGGGGTGCCTGCGTGCAGGCGGCGCGTGGCCTCGGGCTCGCGGCCTGACAGGGCCACGCCCAGGTCCAGCACCCGCAGCACGCCGTCTTCGCCCAGGTGCAGGTTGTCAGGCTTGATGTCGCGGTGCACCACCCCTTGCCGGTGCAGCCAGCCCAGCACCTGCGCCGCCTGCATCACCACCGACACGACCTGGGGCACACCCAGGTGCTGGCGGGCACGCAGGCGCTGGCCCAGGGTCTGCCCAGCGTGCCAGTCGTAGAGCAGATAAAACGCGCTGGCGCCGGGGCCTGCACCGCCCTGCTCGGGCGGCCAGGTGTTCAGGCGCGCCAAGTGCACTGCCGCGTGGCCGGACTGCATGCGCCGGGCCACCCAGGCTTCGTGCGCCAGCGTGGCGCGCTCCTGCGCGTCGTGCGCGCGGGCAGGGACTAGGGTCTTGAGCGCATACAGCCGCTGGGTGGCCGGGTCGCGCACCTGGTAGATGCGGTGCACGCCGCTGTCGGCCACCAGCGCGGTCACCACCAGGCCATCCACGGGGTCACCCACTTTAAGCAAGGGCAACACCGGCAACTGCAGGGCTCGGCGGGACTCGTCCTGCAAGGTGGCCTCCAGCACCCCTTGCACCCGCACCACCAGTGCGGTCACGTTGTCGGTGCTGCCCCGGCGCAGGGCTGCGCGCGTGATCTCGTCGCTCAGTGCCTGGGCGCTCGCGTCCGCCCGCAGAAGCTGGCGCAGCTCACGCTCGGGCAAGCTGCCGTGCACGCCATCGGACAGCAGCACCAGCAGGTCGCCGCTGTGCAGTTCGCCCTGGCTGTAGTCCACCACCACATGGTCGTCCAGGCCCATGGCGCGGGTGAGCTGATGCGCAAAGTCGCGCTGCGCCATCACATGGTCGGTCGTCAGCAGCTGCAGCCGGCCGCCCCGCAGC
Above is a window of Acidovorax sp. KKS102 DNA encoding:
- a CDS encoding nitrate/nitrite transporter, with the protein product MHYFREFLKSGHAPTLWASFLYFGFSCAVWVINGAMAPFIRESFQLSPTQMGMMLSIPIFAGALMRFPLGILAQYIGRKRATLVEMAGIFVAMGYGYLFVHTFNDLLALGILLGVAGASFGVALSLGSGSFPPPFKGLAMGIVGAGNVGTAVAALMAPSLAQQFGWQAVYGFAAVSVAVPAVVMAVYAKEPPDLAPHATFREHIACLFEKDGWAFSLIYAVTFGGFIGLTAFLPSYFYDQFGVSKVQAGQLTMLAAFLGAALRVMGGWLSDHWGGVNTLTGVLAITAVSMVLCGLAENSLPVTMLLFLVCFAALGAGNGALFQLVPLRWPLSTAVAGSMIGEIGALGGGLIPNGMGFSRQYTGTYLWGFVGIAACAAAMLVLLRVMQIRWTRTWAEKGGRARSA
- a CDS encoding bifunctional protein-serine/threonine kinase/phosphatase, which gives rise to MSFELDIGHTSQAGRNEVNEDFAALLQGQGRDRERGAIAAIADGVSTGGNGREAAQTTVNTLVNDYFATPDTWDTTVALDRILSAHNGWLASMNRRRQPAVGLTTLTAIVLRGQSYTLAHVGDTRAYLLRGGRLQLLTTDHVMAQRDFAHQLTRAMGLDDHVVVDYSQGELHSGDLLVLLSDGVHGSLPERELRQLLRADASAQALSDEITRAALRRGSTDNVTALVVRVQGVLEATLQDESRRALQLPVLPLLKVGDPVDGLVVTALVADSGVHRIYQVRDPATQRLYALKTLVPARAHDAQERATLAHEAWVARRMQSGHAAVHLARLNTWPPEQGGAGPGASAFYLLYDWHAGQTLGQRLRARQHLGVPQVVSVVMQAAQVLGWLHRQGVVHRDIKPDNLHLGEDGVLRVLDLGVALSGREPEATRRLHAGTPSYMNPEQWPGYEKNGDPAGQLPDAGSDLFALGVTLYQLLSHGRLPYGEVVQYQLGRYHRDPVAPSRHHPSVPIWLDQIALKAVARQCTQRFETAEELLLALERGASRPLSAPGPQPLMQRDATALWKIALVVSVLVNLLLVYWLLFLPR